One genomic window of Maribacter aquivivus includes the following:
- a CDS encoding CPXCG motif-containing cysteine-rich protein — translation MFEHYFQCPYCWEEVSMLLDPSISQQTYVEDCEVCCNPIEVTPQFQENELVGFDVQSIEQ, via the coding sequence ATGTTCGAGCATTATTTTCAATGTCCGTATTGTTGGGAAGAAGTTTCTATGCTTCTAGACCCATCTATTTCACAACAGACATATGTAGAAGATTGCGAGGTATGTTGTAACCCGATAGAGGTTACTCCGCAGTTTCAAGAAAACGAGCTTGTAGGTTTTGATGTTCAGAGTATAGAACAATAG
- a CDS encoding TolC family protein, translated as MRLKFIILLVFLPVCVVFAQEKTLSKEEAVVKALENNFGIEIAKSQVDIAENNASILNSGYLPTLTGTAGATYNTNDTTTEFPGQLNDDGSARDNIEVNDAESQRYNAALNLNYTLFDGLGRFYNYKRLKEQYNLSTLQARETIENTIIQMFTVYFEIARLTENKNVQKQALEISTDRIQRSEYSFEYGQNTKLDILNAQVDMTNDSINLLNTEQQLANAKRDLNVVLNQNLGSQYAVDTTIVFLPKFQIIEFMDQAVTNNVAMLQTESNLTINDYDIKVSKSGYLPTLNLTGSYGWNRNQNAPSAFLTGAVFPGTNSIAGSVSLGASLTWNLFDGGSTTVSVKNAKITYANQELLRKQVELEVNRDMQNALALYENLLKIYQIQEQNVFTNQNNFERSKEQFQLGSITSIEFRQAQINLLNAQTNKNLAKYDAKLAELQLLQLTGQLLNIEL; from the coding sequence ATGAGATTAAAATTCATCATATTATTAGTGTTTCTCCCAGTTTGTGTAGTTTTTGCACAAGAGAAAACACTTTCAAAAGAAGAGGCGGTTGTAAAAGCTTTGGAAAATAATTTCGGAATTGAGATTGCGAAAAGCCAAGTTGATATTGCGGAGAATAACGCCAGTATTCTTAATTCAGGATATTTACCAACGTTAACAGGTACTGCTGGTGCCACGTATAATACCAATGACACTACTACTGAATTTCCAGGTCAATTGAATGATGATGGTAGTGCTCGTGACAATATAGAGGTTAATGATGCTGAAAGTCAACGCTATAATGCCGCGCTAAATCTTAATTATACATTGTTCGATGGTTTAGGTAGGTTTTATAATTACAAAAGGTTAAAGGAGCAGTACAATTTAAGTACGTTACAAGCGCGTGAGACTATAGAGAATACGATTATTCAAATGTTTACGGTATATTTTGAAATCGCCAGATTAACCGAAAATAAAAATGTACAGAAACAGGCATTAGAAATTTCAACAGATAGAATTCAACGTTCAGAATATTCTTTTGAGTACGGTCAAAATACCAAGTTAGATATATTGAATGCTCAGGTAGATATGACCAATGATAGTATTAATCTGTTGAATACGGAACAGCAGTTGGCGAATGCAAAGCGAGATTTAAATGTGGTATTGAACCAAAATTTAGGTTCGCAATATGCAGTAGATACGACCATTGTGTTTTTACCTAAGTTTCAGATTATAGAGTTTATGGATCAGGCGGTGACAAATAACGTTGCTATGCTACAGACCGAATCTAATTTAACTATTAACGATTATGATATTAAGGTGAGCAAATCTGGGTATTTGCCAACTCTAAATCTAACAGGTTCTTATGGTTGGAACAGAAACCAGAATGCACCATCTGCTTTCTTAACAGGGGCTGTTTTTCCAGGTACAAATTCTATTGCGGGTAGTGTATCTTTAGGTGCAAGTCTTACTTGGAATCTTTTTGATGGTGGTAGCACAACGGTAAGTGTTAAGAATGCAAAGATTACATATGCTAATCAAGAATTGTTGCGCAAGCAGGTAGAACTAGAGGTGAATAGAGATATGCAGAATGCTTTGGCATTGTATGAGAATCTTTTGAAAATATATCAAATTCAAGAGCAAAACGTATTTACAAACCAAAACAATTTTGAACGTTCAAAAGAGCAATTTCAATTGGGGAGTATTACATCGATCGAGTTTAGACAGGCACAGATCAATTTGTTGAATGCACAGACCAATAAGAATTTGGCGAAGTACGATGCAAAGTTGGCAGAGCTTCAATTATTGCAACTTACGGGGCAGTTATTGAATATAGAATTGTAA